In the Rhodothermia bacterium genome, one interval contains:
- a CDS encoding RecQ family ATP-dependent DNA helicase has protein sequence MLQNYNFGSASEKNDLQRILKEVWGFEALRIGQEEVVRNVVAGHDVLAVLPTGGGKSLCYQLPALWYPDGLTLVVSPLIALMQDQVQQLQDRGVRAAALHSGLKHHEIDQILTNAEHGLLRLLYVSPERLKTEMFLMRASRLAVRLLAVDEAHCISEWGEHFRPAYRLIKETREALGMPPIIAVTATATPIVRKEIRTYLGLTEPKEIVNGFDRPNISWSVFKTDRKREKVSDIINKVAGNGIIYASTRQRVEEWATWLRDEGIAAEAYHAGMSNVLREKAQEAWMRGKARIMVATNAFGMGIDKPDVRFVVHVDLPATIEAYYQEAGRAGRDGQKSFAILLWDQQDVKIQEGMIEEGYPSAADIQKVYEGFCALAQVAIGSLPDAPLMVQMERLQEVSGFSATKIRQALQSLVHHSVLRSVPVRKNQGQIRFLQPIETIRGYAQTLENEKLGAFLLTILRSVNAEAFSGWYGLDVSILAKRTGLSNERVEKGLYFFASRSLLAWVPADGALRFELAEARTERLLLAVNELTASKKRALVRLKHMIRFAKHVGCRRYFLLSYFGERASLNCGKCDHCLGRHKPEAITPDDEPHLKQILRYAADQTPQEVWDAFRELPDGRVEGLVEWLLHEGWVGVKEPLRGTFHLTAKALKKMDWWK, from the coding sequence TTGTTGCAAAATTATAATTTCGGAAGCGCTTCCGAAAAAAATGATCTTCAGCGAATCCTGAAAGAAGTCTGGGGTTTTGAAGCCTTGCGGATAGGTCAAGAGGAAGTGGTGCGCAATGTGGTCGCGGGGCACGACGTCTTGGCCGTTTTACCAACAGGTGGCGGTAAATCACTCTGTTATCAACTGCCGGCGTTGTGGTACCCTGATGGGTTAACGCTGGTTGTTTCGCCATTAATCGCGCTGATGCAAGACCAAGTACAGCAGTTGCAAGACCGAGGTGTACGTGCGGCAGCCCTTCATAGCGGGTTAAAGCACCACGAAATAGACCAGATTTTGACGAATGCAGAGCATGGTTTGCTCCGGCTCTTGTATGTATCTCCGGAGCGTTTAAAAACCGAAATGTTCCTGATGCGGGCTTCTCGTTTGGCGGTTCGGCTATTGGCGGTTGACGAGGCGCATTGTATTTCTGAATGGGGCGAGCATTTCCGGCCAGCTTATCGTTTGATCAAAGAAACAAGAGAGGCTTTGGGTATGCCACCCATAATAGCAGTTACGGCCACTGCTACGCCCATTGTTCGCAAAGAAATTCGGACGTATTTAGGGCTTACCGAGCCCAAGGAAATTGTCAATGGCTTCGATCGTCCAAACATTAGTTGGAGTGTTTTTAAGACCGACCGGAAACGGGAAAAAGTGAGTGACATTATAAACAAGGTGGCCGGAAATGGAATTATTTATGCCAGTACTCGGCAACGGGTAGAGGAGTGGGCAACATGGTTACGTGATGAGGGGATTGCCGCCGAGGCATACCATGCTGGAATGTCGAACGTGTTGAGAGAGAAGGCGCAAGAGGCTTGGATGCGGGGGAAGGCACGTATTATGGTGGCAACCAATGCGTTTGGAATGGGTATAGACAAGCCAGATGTTCGCTTTGTGGTTCATGTGGATTTACCGGCAACGATCGAGGCGTACTATCAAGAAGCTGGTCGCGCTGGACGTGATGGGCAAAAAAGTTTTGCGATTTTGCTCTGGGATCAGCAGGATGTGAAAATACAAGAGGGCATGATCGAAGAAGGATATCCCTCGGCAGCAGACATTCAAAAGGTGTATGAAGGATTTTGTGCATTGGCACAAGTGGCAATTGGTTCGCTTCCCGATGCGCCCTTGATGGTACAGATGGAGCGATTACAAGAGGTTTCTGGATTTTCCGCCACCAAAATTCGACAGGCCCTGCAAAGTTTAGTGCATCATTCGGTACTACGGTCGGTACCAGTGCGCAAAAATCAGGGACAAATCCGGTTTTTACAACCTATCGAAACCATAAGGGGTTATGCGCAAACGCTGGAAAACGAGAAACTTGGGGCTTTTTTACTGACGATACTTAGATCGGTGAATGCGGAAGCTTTTTCGGGTTGGTACGGGTTGGATGTTTCTATTTTGGCTAAAAGAACAGGATTGTCTAATGAGCGGGTGGAAAAAGGGCTGTACTTTTTTGCATCGCGTAGCCTCCTTGCTTGGGTTCCGGCAGATGGTGCCCTCCGGTTTGAGCTTGCGGAGGCACGAACGGAGCGCTTGCTTTTGGCGGTTAACGAACTCACTGCCTCTAAAAAGAGGGCTTTGGTACGGCTAAAACACATGATTCGATTTGCGAAGCATGTTGGATGCCGTCGCTATTTCCTGCTTTCGTACTTTGGCGAGCGGGCTTCTTTGAATTGCGGAAAGTGTGACCATTGTTTGGGGAGGCATAAACCAGAGGCTATAACACCCGATGATGAGCCGCATCTAAAGCAAATTTTACGATATGCTGCCGATCAAACGCCGCAAGAAGTATGGGACGCATTTCGGGAACTCCCCGATGGGCGGGTAGAGGGGCTTGTCGAGTGGCTTTTGCATGAAGGATGGGTGGGGGTTAAGGAACCGCTTCGAGGGACATTTCATCTTACAGCTAAAGCATTGAAAAAAATGGATTGGTGGAAGTAA